In Cervus elaphus chromosome 5, mCerEla1.1, whole genome shotgun sequence, the following proteins share a genomic window:
- the FASN gene encoding fatty acid synthase — protein sequence MEEVVIAGMSGKLPESENLEEFWANLIGGVDMVTDDDRRWKAGLYGLPRRTGKLKDLSRFDASFFGVHPKQAHNMDPQLRLLLEVTYEAIVDAGINPASIRGTNTGVWVGVSGSEASEALSRDPETLVGYSMVGCQRAMMANRLSFYFDFKGPSIALDTACSSSLLALQRAYQAIQRGECAMAIAGGINILLKPNTSVQFMKLGMLSPEGTCKSFDASGNGYCRAEAVVAVFLTKKSLARRVYATILNAGTNTDGCKEQGVTFPSGEAQAQLLSSLYKPAGLDPESLEYVEAHGTGTKVGDPQELNGIAQALCGTRKGPLLIGSTKSNMGHPEPASGLAALAKVLLSLEHGLWAPNLHFHNPNPKIPALQDGRLQVVDRPLPVLGGNVGINSFGFGGSNVHVILQPNSQPPPPPAPHAALPRLLRASGRTLEGVQGLLELGLQHNQNLAFVSMLNDIAAPSPAAMPFHGYAVLGSQGGSQEVQQVPAVKRPLWFICSGMGTQWRGMGLSLMRLSSFRDSILRSDEAVKPLGLQVSQLLLSTDETTFDDIVVSFVSLTAIQIALIDLLTSMGLQPDGIIGHSLGEVACGYADGCISQKEAILAAYWRGQCIKEANIPPGAMAAVGLTWEECKQRCPPGIVPACHNSIDTVTISGPQAAMLEFVQQLKQEGVFAKEVRTGGMAFHSYFMDAIAPTLLQQLKKVIRDPQPRSSRWLSTSIPKTQWQESLARTFSAEYNVNNLVSPVLFQEALWQVPENAVVLEIAPHALLQAVLKRGLKTSCTIIPLMKKDHKDNLEFFLSSMGRLYLTGIDVNPNGLFPPVEFPAPRGTPLISPHIKWDHSQTWDVPAAEDFPNGSNSSSATVYKIDINPESPDHYLVDHCIDGRVIFPATGYLCLVWKTLARALDQNMEDTPIVFENVTLHQATILPKTGTAALEVRLLEASCTFEVSENGNLIVSGKVYQWEDPDPKLFDNRYGIDPATPTDPTDPTTAIRLSRGDVYKELQLRGYNYGPCFQGVLETSSKGNMGQLLWKDNWVTFMDTMLQISVLAPGQRNLRLPTRITAIYIHPATHQQKLYTLQDGTQVADVVVNRCLDTTVAGGVYISRVHTSVAPRRQQEQPMPILEKFCFTPYMESGCLAGDLALQEELQLCAGLTQALQTKVAQQGIKMVIPGLDGAQAPQEAPQQGLPRLLATACQLQLNGNLQMEMGQILAQERALLCDDPLLSGLLNSPALKACVDTALENMTSLKMKVVEVLAGDGQLYSRIPTLLNLQPLLQLDYTATDRHPQALEAAQAKLQQLNITQGQWDPSDPAPSNLGGANLVVCNCALASLGDPATAVGNMVAALKEGGFLLLHTLLRGHPLGETVTFLTCPEPQQGQQHLLSQDEWESLFAGASLHLVALKKSFYGSVLFLCRRLAPHDSPIFLPVEDTSFQWVDSLKNILADSSSRPVWLMAVGCTTSGVVGLVTCLRKEPDGHRIRCVLVSNHNSTSPIPETDPKSLELQKVLQSDLVMNVYRDGAWGAFRHFPLEQDKPEEQTEHAFINVLTRGDLSSIRWVCSPLRHTQSTGPGVQLCTIYYASLNFRDIMLATGKLSPDAIPGNWASRDCMLGMEFSGRDASGKRVMGLVPAEGLATSTLVPQSFLWDVPSNWTLEEATSVPVVYTTAYYALIVRGRMQPGETVLIHSGSGGVGQAAIAIALSLGCRVFTTVGSAEKRAYLQSRFPQLNETSFANSRDTSFEQHVLWHTAGKGVDLVLNSLAEEKLQASVRCLAQHGRFLEIGKFDLSNNHPLGMAIFLKNVTFHGILLDALFEENSTMWQEVSMLLKAGIRDGVVQPLKRTVFPKTQVEDAFRYMAQGKHIGKVVIQIREEEQKAVLHGTKPTQMAALCKTFCPAHKSYIITGGLGGFGLELGHWLVERGAQKLVLTSRSGIRTGYQARQVREWRHQGVQVLVSTRDVSSLDGTRSLITEAAQLGPVGGIFNLAVVLRDAMLDNQTPESFQDVSKPKYNGTLNLDRVTREACPELDYFVVFSSVSCGRGNAGQTNYGFANSTMERICEKRRHDGLPGLAVQWGAIADVGLIVELKGTNETVIGGTLPQRITSCLEVLDLFLNQPHPVLSSFVLAEKAASRADGGSQQDLVKAVAHILGIRDLATVNPDSSLSDLGLDSLMGVEVRQMLEREHNLVLSMREIRQLTIRKLQEISAQAGTADELTDSTPKMGSPAQPQTQLNLSTLLVNPEGPTLTRLNSVQSSERPLFLVHPIEGSTTVFHSLAAKLSIPTYGLQCTGAAPLDSIQSLATYYIECIRQVQPEGPYRIAGYSYGACVAFEMCSQLQAQQSSGPTNNSLFLFDGSHTFVMAYTQSYRAKMNPGCEAEAEAEAMCFFMRQFTEAEHSRVLEALLPLGDLEARVAATVELITQSHASLDRHALSFAARSFYHKLRAAEQYTPRATYHGNVTLLRAKMGGAYGNGLGADYNLSQVCDGKVSVHVIEGDHRTLLEGSGLESILSIIHSSLAEPRVSVREG from the exons GCATCAACCCAGCTTCCATTCGGGGGACAAACACCGGTGTCTGGGTGGGTGTGAGTGGCTCTGAGGCTTCAGAGGCTCTAAGCCGAGACCCTGAGACCCTCGTGGGCTACagcatggtgggctgccagcGTGCCATGATGGCCAACCGCCTCTCCTTCTACTTTGACTTCAAAG GGCCCAGCATTGCCCTGGACACAGCCTGCTCCTCCAGCCTGCTGGCCCTGCAGAGGGCCTACCAGGCCATCCAGAGAGGGGAGTGCGCCATGGCAATTGCGGGCGGCATAAACATCCTGCTGAAGCCCAACACCTCGGTGCAGTTCATGAAGCTGGGCATGCTCAGCCCCGAGGGCACCTGCAAGTCCTTTGATGCATCAG GGAATGGCTACTGCCGTGCAGAGGCTGTGGTGGCCGTCTTTCTGACCAAGAAGTCCCTGGCCCGACGGGTGTATGCCACCATCCTCAACGCTGGCACCAACACGGACGGCTGCAAAGAGCAAG GCGTCACCTTCCCCTCCGGAGAGGCACAGGCACAGCTCCTCAGCTCCCTGTACAAGCCGGCCGGTCTGGACCCGGAGTCCCTGGAGTATGTCGAAGCCCATGGCACCGGTACCAAG GTGGGCGACCCCCAGGAGTTGAACGGCATTGCGCAAGCTTTGTGTGGCACCCGCAAGGGCCCCCTGCTGATTGGGTCCACCAAGTCGAACATGGGACACCCAGAGCCTGCCTCGGGGCTCGCGGCGCTGGCCAAG GTGCTGCTGTCcctggagcacgggctctgggccCCCAACCTGCACTTCCACAACCCAAACCCCAAGATCCCAGCACTGCAGGACGGGCGGCTGCAGGTGGTGGACCGGCCCCTGCCTGTCCTCGGGGGCAACGTGGGCATCAACTCCTTTGGCTTCGGTGGCTCCAACGTGCACGTCATCCTCCAGCCCAACTCCCAGCCACCGCCACCGCCTGCCCCGCATGCCGCCCTGCCCCGTCTGCTGCGGGCCAGCGGGCGCACCCTGGAGGGTGTGCAGGGTCTGCTGGAGCTAGGCCTCCAGCACAACCAGAACCTGGCCTTCGTGAGCATGCTCAATGACAtcgcagccccctccccagcagccATGCCCTTCCATGGCTACGCCGTGCTGGGCAGCCAGGGGGGCAGCCAGGAGGTGCAGCAGGTGCCAGCCGTCAAGCGCCCGCTCTGGTTCATCTGCTCCG GAATGGGCACACAGTGGCGTGGAATGGGGCTGAGCCTCATGCGTCTGAGCAGTTTCCGTGACTCCATCCTGCGCTCGGATGAGGCTGTGAAGCCTTTGGGACTGCAGGTGTCACAGCTGTTGCTGAGCACAGACGAGACCACCTTTGACGACATTGTCGTCTCCTTTGTGAGCCTCACTGCCATCCAG ATCGCCCTCATAGACCTGCTGACTTCTATGGGCCTTCAGCCCGACGGCATCATCGGGCACTCCCTGGGTGAGGTGGCCTGTGGATATGCTGACGGCTGCATCTCCCAGAAGGAGGCCATCCTTGCTGCCTACTGGAGGGGCCAGTGCATCAAGGAGGCCAACATCCCGCCTGGGGCCATGGCAGCTGTAG GCTTGACCTGGGAAGAGTGTAAGCAGCGCTGCCCCCCTGGCATCGTGCCTGCCTGCCACAACTCCATTGACACCGTCACCATCTCAGGACCTCAG GCTGCCATGTTGGAGTTCGTGCAGCAGCTGAAGCAGGAGGGTGTGTTCGCCAAGGAGGTGCGGACGGGCGGCATGGCATTCCACTCCTACTTCATGGACGCCATCGCCCCCACGCTGCTTCAGCAGCTCAAGAAG GTGATCCGGGACCCCCAGCCACGTTCCTCACGCTGGCTCAGCACTTCCATCCCCAAGACCCAGTGGCAGGAGAGCCTGGCCCGCACCTTCTCGGCTGAGTACAACGTGAACAACCTGGTGAGCCCCGTGCTGTTCCAGGAGGCGCTGTGGCAAGTGCCCGAGAatgctgtggtgctggagatcgCGCCCCACGCCCTGCTGCAG GCCGTCCTGAAGAGAGGCCTCAAGACCAGCTGCACCATCATCCCACTGATGAAGAAGGACCACAAGGACAACCTGGAGTTCTTCCTCAGCAGCATGGGCCGGCTCTACCTGACCGG CATCGACGTCAACCCCAACGGACTATTCCCACCTGTGGAGTTCCCGGCTCCCCGGGGCACCCCCCTCATCTCCCCCCACATCAAGTGGGACCATAGCCAGACCTGGGATGTGCCCGCTGCCGAGGACTTCCCCAACGGCTCCAACAGCTCCTCTGCCACCGTCTATAAGATCG ACATCAACCCCGAGTCCCCTGACCACTACCTGGTGGATCACTGCATCGACGGTCGCGTCATCTTCCCGGCCACCGGCTACCTGTGCCTGGTCTGGAAGACACTGGCCCGAGCCTTGGACCAGAACATGGAGGACACGCCTATAGTATTTGAGAATGTGACGCTGCACCAGGCCACCATCCTGCCGAAGACAG GGACTGCGGCCCTGGAAGTGCGGCTTCTGGAAGCCTCCTGCACCTTCGAGGTGTCTGAGAATGGCAACCTGATCGTAAGCG ggaAGGTATACCAGTGGGAAGATCCCGACCCCAAGCTCTTTGACAACCGGTATGGCATAGACCCTGCGACCCCCACGGACCCCACGGACCCCACGACTGCCATCCGCCTGAGCCGTGGTGATGTGTATAAGGAGCTACAGCTGCGGGGCTACAACTATGGCCCCTGCTTCCAGGGTGTCCTCGAGACCAGCTCCAAAG GCAACATGGGCCAGCTGCTCTGGAAGGACAACTGGGTGACCTTCATGGACACCATGCTACAGATATCCGTCCTGGCCCCGGGCCAGCGCAACCTGCGCCTGCCCACACGCATCACCGCAATCTACATCCACCCGGCCACCCACCAGCAGAAGCTGTACACGCTGCAGGACGGGACACAAG TGGCCGACGTGGTAGTGAACAGGTGTCTGGACACCACGGTGGCCGGCGGTGTCTACATCTCGAGGGTCCACACCTCGGTGGCCCCCCGGCGTCAGCAGGAGCAGCCGATGCCCATCCTGGAGAAGTTCTGCTTCACACCATACATGGAGAGCGGGTGCCTGGCCGGGGACCTGGCCCTGCAGGAGGAGCTGCAGCTGTGTGCGG ggctgaCACAGGCACTTCAGACCAAGGTGGCCCAGCAGGGGATAAAGATGGTGATTCCCGGGCTCGACGGTGCCCAGGCTCCCCAGGAGGCCCCACAGCAGGGCCTGCCTCGGCTGCTGGCCACCGCCTGCCAGCTGCAACTCAACGGGAACCTGCAGATGGAGATGGGCCAGATCCTAGCCCAGGAGAGAGCCCTGCTGTGTGATGACCCCCTGCTCAGTGGGCTCCTCAACTCCCCAGCACTCAAGGCGTGCGTGGACACTGCCCTGGAGAACATGACCAGCCTCAAGATGAAAGTGGTGGAG GTGCTAGCTGGTGACGGCCAACTGTATTCCCGCATCCCTACGCTGCTCAACCTCCAGCCCTTGTTGCAGCTGGACTACACAGCCACTGACCGCCACCCCCAGGCCCTGGAAGCTGCCCAGGCCAAGTTGCAGCAGCTCAACATAACCCAGGGCCAGTGGGACCCCTCAGACCCGGCCCCCAGCAACCTGGGTGGGGCCAACCTCGTGGTGTGCAACTGTGCCCTGGCCAGCCTCGGTGACCCGGCCACGGCTGTCGGCAACATGGTGGCTGCCCTCAAGGAGGGAGGCTTCCTGTTGCTGCACACGCTGCTCAGAGGACACCCCTTGGGAGAGACTGTCACCTTCCTCACCTGCCCTGAGCCACAGCAAGGCCAACAGCACCTCCTGAGCCAG GATGAGTGGGAGAGCCTGTTTGCTGGGGCGTCCCTGCACCTGGTGGCCCTGAAGAAGTCCTTCTACGGCTCAGTGCTCTTCCTGTGCCGCCGGCTGGCCCCGCATGACAGCCCAATCTTCCTGCCCGTGGAGGACACCAGCTTCCAGTGGGTTGACTCCCTGAAG AACATCCTGGCCGATTCCTCCTCCCGGCCCGTGTGGCTTATGGCTGTTGGCTGCACCACCTCAGGGGTCGTGGGCTTGGTGACCTGTCTCCGGAAAGAGCCTGACGGGCACCGGATTCG GTGTGTCCTGGTGTCCAACCACAACAGCACATCCCCCATCCCTGAGACAGACCCGAAGTCCTTGGAGCTGCAGAAGGTGCTCCAGAGTGACCTGGTGATGAACGTCTACCGTGACGGGGCCTGGGGAGCATTCCGCCACTTCCCACTGGAACAAG ACAAGCCCGAGGAGCAGACGGAGCACGCCTTCATAAATGTCCTCACCCGAGGGGACCTGTCTTCCATCCGCTGGGTCTGCTCCCCTCTGCGCCACACCCAGTCCACGGGCCCTGGCGTCCAGCTCTGCACCATCTATTATGCCTCCCTCAACTTCCGCGACATCATGCTGGCCACGGGCAAGCTGTCCCCCGACGCTATCCCAG GAAATTGGGCCTCTCGGGACTGCATGCTAGGCATGGAGTTCTCTGGCCGAGATGCCAGTGGAAAGCGTGTGATGGGGCTGGTACCCGCCGAAGGCCTGGCCACCTCCACTCTGGTGCCTCAGAGCTTCTTGTGGGACGTGCCTTCCAACTG GACCCTGGAGGAGGCCACCTCGGTGCCCGTTGTCTACACCACAGCCTACTACGCGCTGATAGTCCGCGGACGCATGCAGCCAGGGGAGACAGTGCTGATTCACTCGGGCTCCGGCGGCGTAGGCCAGGCTGCCATTGCCATTGCCCTCAGCCTGGGCTGCCGCGTCTTCACCACTGTGG GGTCAGCCGAAAAGCGGGCATACCTCCAGTCCAGGTTCCCCCAGCTCAACGAAACCAGCTTTGCCAACTCCCGGGACACATCCTTCGAGCAGCATGTCCTGTGGCACACAGCCGGGAAGG GTGTTGACCTGGTCCTCAACTCCCTGGCGGAAGAGAAGCTGCAGGCCAGCGTGCGGTGCCTGGCCCAGCATGGTCGATTCCTGGAAATTGGCAAATTTGACCTTTCCAACAACCACCCCCTGG GCATGGCCATCTTCCTGAAGAACGTGACTTTCCATGGGATCCTACTGGATGCACTCTTTGAAGAAAACAGCACCATGTGGCAGGAAGTGTCGATGCTGCTGAAGGCAGGCATCCGGGACGGTGTAGTACAGCCCCTCAAGCGCACAGTGTTCCCCAAGACCCAGGTGGAGGACGCCTTCCGCTACATGGCCCAGGGCAAACACATCGGCAAAGTGGTCATTCAG ATACGTGAGGAAGAGCAGAAGGCAGTGCTGCACGGGACCAAACCCACCCAGATGGCGGCCTTGTGCAAGACCTTCTGCCCAGCCCACAAGAGCTACATCATCACTGGGGGCCTGGGTGGCTTTGGCCTAGAGCTGGGCCACTGGCTCGTGGAGCGAGGGGCCCAGAAGCTGGTGCTGACCTCCCGCTCTGGGATCCGCACAG GCTACCAAGCCAGGCAGGTCCGTGAGTGGAGACACCAGGGGGTGCAGGTCCTGGTGTCCACCAGAGATGTCAGCTCACTGGATGGGACCCGGAGCCTTATCACTGAGGCCGCCCAGCTTGGGCCCGTAGGAGGCATCTTCAACCTGGCCGTG GTCCTGAGAGATGCCATGCTGGATAACCAGACCCCCGAGTCCTTCCAGGACGTCAGCAAGCCCAAGTACAATGGCACCCTGAACTTGGACAG GGTGACCCGGGAGGCATGCCCGGAGCTGGACTACTTCGTCGTCTTCTCCTCGGTGAGCTGCGGGCGTGGCAACGCCGGCCAGACCAACTACGGGTTCGCCAATTCCACCATGGAGCGCATATGTGAGAAGCGTCGGCACGACGGCCTCCCAG GCCTGGCCGTGCAGTGGGGCGCAATTGCTGATGTGGGCCTCATCGTGGAGTTGAAGGGCACTAACGAGACGGTCATTGGCGGGACACTGCCGCAGCGCATCACCTCCTGCCTGGAGGTGCTAGACCTCTTCCTGAACCAGCCCCACCCCGTCCTGAGCAGCTTTGTGTTGGCGGAGAAGGCCGCATCCCGTGCCGACGGCGGCAGCCAGCAGGATCTGGTGAAGGCCGTGGCTCACATCCTGG gcatcCGTGACTTGGCCACTGTCAACCCAGACAGCTCGCTTTCAGACCTTGGCCTCGACTCACTCATGGGTGTGGAGGTGCGCCAGATGCTGGAGCGTGAGCACAACCTGGTGCTGTCCATGCGGGAAATCCGGCAGCTCACAATCCGCAAGCTGCAGGAGATTTCCGCGCAGGCTGGCACAGCTGATG AGCTGACGGACTCCACACCCAAAATGGGGAGCCCTGCCCAGCCGCAGACCCAGCTGAACCTGAGCACCCTGCTGGTGAACCCCGAGGGCCCGACCTTGACACGGCTCAACTCGGTGCAGAGCTCCGAGCGGCCCCTGTTCCTGGTGCACCCCATTGAGGGCTCCACCACCGTGTTCCACAGCCTGGCTGCCAAGCTCAGCATCCCCACCTACGGCCTGCAGTGTACAGGAG CGGCACCCCTGGACAGCATCCAGAGCCTGGCCACCTACTACATCGAGTGCATCAGGCAGGTGCAGCCAGAGGGGCCCTACCGCATCGCTGGCTACTCCTACGGGGCCTGCGTGGCTTTCGAGATGTGCTCACAGCTGCAGGCCCAGCAGAGCAGTGGCCCCACGAACAACAGCCTCTTCCTATTTGACGGCTCCCACACCTTCGTGATGGCCTACACTCAG AGCTACCGGGCCAAGATGAACCCTGGCTGCGAGGCAGAGGCGGAGGCCGAGGCCATGTGCTTCTTCATGCGGCAGTTCACGGAGGCGGAGCACAGCAGG GTGCTGGAAGCCCTTCTGCCCCTCGGGGATCTGGAGGCGCGTGTGGCGGCCACCGTCGAGCTGATCACGCAGAGCCACGCGAGCCTGGACCGGCACGCGCTCAGCTTTGCTGCGCGCTCCTTCTACCACAAGCTGCGCGCCGCCGAGCAGTACACGCCTCGGGCCACCTACCATGGCAACGTGACGCTGCTACGGGCCAAGATGGGCGGTGCCTATGGGAACGGCCTGGGCGCTGACTACAATCTGTCCCAGGTGTGCGACGGCAAGGTGTCGGTGCACGTCATCGAGGGCGACCACCGCACGCTGCTGGAAGGCAGCGGCCTGGAGTCCATCCTTAGCATTATTCACAGTTCCCTGGCCGAGCCGCGCGTCAGCGTGCGGGAGGGCTAG